In a genomic window of Rhopalosiphum maidis isolate BTI-1 chromosome 4, ASM367621v3, whole genome shotgun sequence:
- the LOC113556602 gene encoding sodium/potassium-transporting ATPase subunit alpha-like isoform X5: protein MSSLASKDYDLHGRTDSYRVATVPSQFDDNKTVDGKPKTRRKAPSSISTKYSHAENLDELKQDPYLDYHKVPLDELYQRFGTHPGTGLTHAKARENLERDGPNTLTPPITTPEWIKFAKQIFGGFSVLLWCGALLCFLAHTAETSTTEDPNDDYFYLGVVLVAVVIITGVFSYYQQAKSSAIVDSFRNLVPQFAVVIRQGESLTLRAEDLTLGDIVELKFGDRIPADLRIIESHSFKVDNSSLTGESEPQSRTPEFTHDDPLETKNFAFSSTHAVEGTAKGVVIACGDNTVMGRIAGLASSLDSRPTPIAREIIRFVNFVNITAIIIGILLFIIALMMGCYWLDAIIFMIGFLVAAVPEGLLATVTVCLTLTAKRMASKNCLVKNLEAVETLGSTSTICSDKTGTLTQNRMTVAHMWFDNQIIEADTTEDQSGVQYDRSSPGFRALARIATLCNRAEFKAGQDGVPILKKEVNGDASESALLKCMTLALGDVMSIRRRNRKVCEIPFNSTNKYQVSIHENEDSSDSRHSRYLLVMKGAPERVLDRCSTIFIGGKEKVLDEEMREAFNNAYLELGGLGERVLGFCDMLLPSDRFPKNFLFDVDEPNFPLSGMRFVGLMSMIDPPRAAVPDAVAKCRSAGIKVIMVTGDHPITAKAIAKSVGIISEGNETVEDISQRLNIPISEVNPRDANAAVVHGSELLDLPPEVLDEILRYHKEIVFARTSPQQKLTIVEGCQRIGGVVAVTGDGVNDSPALKKADIGVAMGISGSDVSKEAADMILLDDNFASIVTGIEEGRLVFDNLKKSITYTLSSNVPQLLPFIAFIMLSIPLPIGAIAILCIDLGTDMNVNNYLV, encoded by the exons CATGGAAGAACAGACTCATATCGTGTTGCTACAGTTCCATCTCAgtttgatgataataaaacaGTAGATGGAAAACCAAAA acaagGCGAAAAGCACCATCGTCAATTAGTACCAAGTATAGTCATGCTGAAAATTTAGATGAGTTGAAACAAGATCCATACTTGGACTATCATAAAGTACCATTAGATGAACTTTACCAAAGATTTGGAACACACCCTGgaact gggTTAACTCATGCGAAAGCTCGAGAAAATTTAGAAAGAGATGGACCTAATACTTTGACACCACCAATTACAACACCTGAATGGataaaatttgcaaaacagATTTTTGGTGGATTTTCAGTATTATTATGGTGTGGAGCACTTCTGTGTTTCTTAGCTCATACTGCAGAAACTAGTACTACAGAAGATCCAAATGATGATTAT TTTTACTTGGGAGTAGTATTAGTTGCTGTTGTCATCATCACAGGAGTCTTTTCATATTATCAACAAGCTAAATCTTCTGCAATTGTGGATTCATTTAGGAATTTAGTTCCTCAG tttgctGTAGTCATACGCCAAGGTGAATCATTGACATTACGAGCTGAAGATCTTACTCTTGGTGACATTGTTGAGCTTAAGTTTGGAGACCGTATCCCAGCTGACTTAAGAATTATTGAGAGTCATTCATTTAAAGTAGATAATTCATCACTGACTGGTGAATCTGAACCACAAAGCCGCACTCCAGAATTTACTCATGATGATCCTTtggaaactaaaaattttgcATTTTCTTCCACTCATGCTGTTGAAG GAACTGCTAAGGGTGTAGTTATTGCATGTGGAGATAATACTGTCATGGGAAGAATTGCTGGATTAGCTTCAAGTTTAGATAGTCGACCAACACCAATTGCAAGGGAAATTATTCGTTTTGTGAACTTTGTTAACATAACTGCTATAATTattggaatattattattcattattgcaTTGATGATGGGTTGTTATTGGTTGGATGCCATTATTTTCATGATAG GTTTTTTGGTTGCAGCTGTTCCTGAAGGTTTGTTAGCTACAGTAACTGTTTGTTTAACATTAACTGCCAAGCGAATGGCATCTAAAAACTGTCTTGTAAAGAATTTGGAAGCAGTAGAAACACTAGGATCAACTTCAACAATTTGTTCTGACAAGACTGGCACTTTAACTCAAAATCGTATGACTGTTGCTCACATGTGGTttgataatcaaattattgaaGCAGATACTACTGAAGATCAATCTGGGGTGCAATATGATAGATCTAGTCCTGGATTTAGAGCTTTGGCAAGAATCGCAACACTCTGTAATCGAGCTGAATTTAAAGCAGGACAAGATGGTGTACCCATTCTAAAAAA ggAAGTAAATGGGGATGCTTCAGAATCTGCCTTATTGAAGTGTATGACACTTGCTCTTGGTGATGTAATGTCGATCAGAAGACGTAACCGTAAAGTTTGCGAGATACCTTTTaattcaacaaataaatatcag gtTTCAATCCATGAGAATGAAGATTCTTCAGATTCTCGACATTCacgatatttattagttatgaaAGGAGCTCCCGAACGTGTCCTTGATCGTTGCTCTACCATATTTATCGGGGGGAAAGAAAAAGTTCTTGATGAAGAAATGCGTGAAGCATTTAATAACGCTTACTTAGAATTAGGTGGTCTTGGTGAGCGCGTCCTGGGTTTTTGTGATATGTTATTACCATCAGACCGTTTTCCTAAAAATTTCCTGTTTGATGTCGATGAACCTAATTTTCCATTAAGTGGAATGCGATTTGTTGGTTTAATGTCTATGATAGATCCACCAAGAGCAGCAGTTCCAGATGCTGTGGCTAAATGCCGTTCAGCtggtataaaagttattatggtTACTGGAGATCATCCTATTACTGCTAAAGCAATTGCAAAATCTGTTGGAATTATATCTGAAGGAAATGAAACAGTTGAAGATATCTCTCAGAGATTAAATATTCCTATATCTGAAGTAAATCCAAGAGATGCTAATGCAGCTGTAGTACATGGTTCTGAATTATTAGATTTGCCTCCAGAGGTTTTGGATGAAATATTAAG gtaccATAAAGAAATAGTATTCGCAAGAACTTCGCctcaacaaaaattaactattgttGAAGGTTGTCAAAGAATTGGCGGAGTCGTTGCTGTAACTGGAGATGGTGTTAATGATTCACCGGCACTTAAAAAAGCGGATATTg gtgTTGCAATGGGAATTTCTGGATCAGATGTTTCAAAAGAAGCAGCTGACATGATTCTTTTAGATGATAATTTTGCTAGTATTGTTACTGGCATAGAAGAAGGACGTTtagtatttgataatttaaaaaagtctaTTACTTATACTCTTTCATCTAATGTTCCTCAATTATTGCCGTTCATTGCTTTTATCATGCTAAGCATACCATTGCCTATTGGTGCTATTGCTATATTATGCATTGATCTTGGTACAGATATG aatgttaataattatttggtttGA
- the LOC113556602 gene encoding sodium/potassium-transporting ATPase subunit alpha-like isoform X3: MSSLASKDYDLHGRTDSYRVATVPSQFDDNKTVDGKPKTRRKAPSSISTKYSHAENLDELKQDPYLDYHKVPLDELYQRFGTHPGTGLTHAKARENLERDGPNTLTPPITTPEWIKFAKQIFGGFSVLLWCGALLCFLAHTAETSTTEDPNDDYFYLGVVLVAVVIITGVFSYYQQAKSSAIVDSFRNLVPQFAVVIRQGESLTLRAEDLTLGDIVELKFGDRIPADLRIIESHSFKVDNSSLTGESEPQSRTPEFTHDDPLETKNFAFSSTHAVEGTAKGVVIACGDNTVMGRIAGLASSLDSRPTPIAREIIRFVNFVNITAIIIGILLFIIALMMGCYWLDAIIFMIGFLVAAVPEGLLATVTVCLTLTAKRMASKNCLVKNLEAVETLGSTSTICSDKTGTLTQNRMTVAHMWFDNQIIEADTTEDQSGVQYDRSSPGFRALARIATLCNRAEFKAGQDGVPILKKEVNGDASESALLKCMTLALGDVMSIRRRNRKVCEIPFNSTNKYQVSIHENEDSSDSRHSRYLLVMKGAPERVLDRCSTIFIGGKEKVLDEEMREAFNNAYLELGGLGERVLGFCDMLLPSDRFPKNFLFDVDEPNFPLSGMRFVGLMSMIDPPRAAVPDAVAKCRSAGIKVIMVTGDHPITAKAIAKSVGIISEGNETVEDISQRLNIPISEVNPRDANAAVVHGSELLDLPPEVLDEILRYHKEIVFARTSPQQKLTIVEGCQRIGGVVAVTGDGVNDSPALKKADIGVAMGISGSDVSKEAADMILLDDNFASIVTGIEEGRLVFDNLKKSITYTLSSNVPQLLPFIAFIMLSIPLPIGAIAILCIDLGTDMMPGISLAFEPGESNLMKKKPSIKNPLFNVRLISLAFGQLGVIEAFAGFFTYFVIMAENGFMPYKLIGIRREWDSRAVNDLPDSYNQEWTYQDRKSLEYTCHTGFFIAIVVVQWANLIICKTRRNSITHQGMRNMALNFSLIFETVLALFLCYLPGMDEALRMYPLKWTWWIPPIPFMLALFIYDEVRKFYIRRNPGGWLEKETYY; encoded by the exons CATGGAAGAACAGACTCATATCGTGTTGCTACAGTTCCATCTCAgtttgatgataataaaacaGTAGATGGAAAACCAAAA acaagGCGAAAAGCACCATCGTCAATTAGTACCAAGTATAGTCATGCTGAAAATTTAGATGAGTTGAAACAAGATCCATACTTGGACTATCATAAAGTACCATTAGATGAACTTTACCAAAGATTTGGAACACACCCTGgaact gggTTAACTCATGCGAAAGCTCGAGAAAATTTAGAAAGAGATGGACCTAATACTTTGACACCACCAATTACAACACCTGAATGGataaaatttgcaaaacagATTTTTGGTGGATTTTCAGTATTATTATGGTGTGGAGCACTTCTGTGTTTCTTAGCTCATACTGCAGAAACTAGTACTACAGAAGATCCAAATGATGATTAT TTTTACTTGGGAGTAGTATTAGTTGCTGTTGTCATCATCACAGGAGTCTTTTCATATTATCAACAAGCTAAATCTTCTGCAATTGTGGATTCATTTAGGAATTTAGTTCCTCAG tttgctGTAGTCATACGCCAAGGTGAATCATTGACATTACGAGCTGAAGATCTTACTCTTGGTGACATTGTTGAGCTTAAGTTTGGAGACCGTATCCCAGCTGACTTAAGAATTATTGAGAGTCATTCATTTAAAGTAGATAATTCATCACTGACTGGTGAATCTGAACCACAAAGCCGCACTCCAGAATTTACTCATGATGATCCTTtggaaactaaaaattttgcATTTTCTTCCACTCATGCTGTTGAAG GAACTGCTAAGGGTGTAGTTATTGCATGTGGAGATAATACTGTCATGGGAAGAATTGCTGGATTAGCTTCAAGTTTAGATAGTCGACCAACACCAATTGCAAGGGAAATTATTCGTTTTGTGAACTTTGTTAACATAACTGCTATAATTattggaatattattattcattattgcaTTGATGATGGGTTGTTATTGGTTGGATGCCATTATTTTCATGATAG GTTTTTTGGTTGCAGCTGTTCCTGAAGGTTTGTTAGCTACAGTAACTGTTTGTTTAACATTAACTGCCAAGCGAATGGCATCTAAAAACTGTCTTGTAAAGAATTTGGAAGCAGTAGAAACACTAGGATCAACTTCAACAATTTGTTCTGACAAGACTGGCACTTTAACTCAAAATCGTATGACTGTTGCTCACATGTGGTttgataatcaaattattgaaGCAGATACTACTGAAGATCAATCTGGGGTGCAATATGATAGATCTAGTCCTGGATTTAGAGCTTTGGCAAGAATCGCAACACTCTGTAATCGAGCTGAATTTAAAGCAGGACAAGATGGTGTACCCATTCTAAAAAA ggAAGTAAATGGGGATGCTTCAGAATCTGCCTTATTGAAGTGTATGACACTTGCTCTTGGTGATGTAATGTCGATCAGAAGACGTAACCGTAAAGTTTGCGAGATACCTTTTaattcaacaaataaatatcag gtTTCAATCCATGAGAATGAAGATTCTTCAGATTCTCGACATTCacgatatttattagttatgaaAGGAGCTCCCGAACGTGTCCTTGATCGTTGCTCTACCATATTTATCGGGGGGAAAGAAAAAGTTCTTGATGAAGAAATGCGTGAAGCATTTAATAACGCTTACTTAGAATTAGGTGGTCTTGGTGAGCGCGTCCTGGGTTTTTGTGATATGTTATTACCATCAGACCGTTTTCCTAAAAATTTCCTGTTTGATGTCGATGAACCTAATTTTCCATTAAGTGGAATGCGATTTGTTGGTTTAATGTCTATGATAGATCCACCAAGAGCAGCAGTTCCAGATGCTGTGGCTAAATGCCGTTCAGCtggtataaaagttattatggtTACTGGAGATCATCCTATTACTGCTAAAGCAATTGCAAAATCTGTTGGAATTATATCTGAAGGAAATGAAACAGTTGAAGATATCTCTCAGAGATTAAATATTCCTATATCTGAAGTAAATCCAAGAGATGCTAATGCAGCTGTAGTACATGGTTCTGAATTATTAGATTTGCCTCCAGAGGTTTTGGATGAAATATTAAG gtaccATAAAGAAATAGTATTCGCAAGAACTTCGCctcaacaaaaattaactattgttGAAGGTTGTCAAAGAATTGGCGGAGTCGTTGCTGTAACTGGAGATGGTGTTAATGATTCACCGGCACTTAAAAAAGCGGATATTg gtgTTGCAATGGGAATTTCTGGATCAGATGTTTCAAAAGAAGCAGCTGACATGATTCTTTTAGATGATAATTTTGCTAGTATTGTTACTGGCATAGAAGAAGGACGTTtagtatttgataatttaaaaaagtctaTTACTTATACTCTTTCATCTAATGTTCCTCAATTATTGCCGTTCATTGCTTTTATCATGCTAAGCATACCATTGCCTATTGGTGCTATTGCTATATTATGCATTGATCTTGGTACAGATATG ATGCCTGGCATATCACTGGCATTTGAACCTGGCGAATCAAACCTGATGAAAAAGAAACCATCTATTAAAAACCCTCTATTTAATGTCAG attaATATCTTTGGCATTTGGTCAATTGGGTGTTATTGAAGCATTTGCTGGTTTTTTCACTTATTTTGTAATCATGGCTGAAAATGGATTTATgccgtataaattaattggaaTACGTCGTGAATGGGACTCTAGAGCTGTTAATGATTTACCAGATTCTTATAACCAAGAATgg acctACCAAGACCGCAAGTCCTTAGAGTATACGTGCCATACAGGCTTTTTCATAGCTATTGTAGTAGTACAATGGGCAAATCTTATTATATGCAAGACAAGAAGAAATTCAATCACACATCAAGGAATGAG AAATATGGCTCTGAACTTCAGTTTAATATTTGAGACAGTCTTAGCTTTGTTCTTATGTTATTTACCTGGAATGGATGAAGCGTTACGCATGTATCCATTAAA atggACTTGGTGGATTCCTCCAATACCATTCATGCTAGCTTTATTCATTTATGATGAAGTAAGAAAATTTTACATAAGACGAAATCCTGGTGGATGGTTGGAGAAAGAAACATACTATTAA